Proteins found in one Enterococcus sp. 9D6_DIV0238 genomic segment:
- a CDS encoding glucose-1-phosphate adenylyltransferase has product MSTEMLAMILAGGQGTRLGKLTKEIAKPAVPFGGRYRIIDFTLSNCVNSGIKHVGVVTQYQPLALNNHIGNGASWGLDGIDAGVTILHPYSSTDGEKWFEGTAHAIYQNISYIDQMDPQYVLILSGDHIYKMNYEAMLEEHIANGASLTVGVIEVPLKEASRFGIMNTDEHDQIIEFDEKPEEPKSNLASMGIYIFNWDSLRSVLMGSSSDEDHLLDFGKHVIPSYLEAGEKVYAYRFNGYWKDVGTIDSLWEASMEFIQLDNELSMRDKSWRMFSKNMISPPHFLTETASVAHSLIVDGCYVAGNIENSILSTNVEVKSGSTVKNSVIMPGAKIGRNVWIENAIIGENAIIGDDAVIYKENEIKVVGYSEVIGGKQDENQ; this is encoded by the coding sequence ATGAGTACAGAAATGCTTGCAATGATTTTAGCAGGGGGACAAGGGACCCGTTTAGGAAAACTGACAAAAGAGATTGCCAAACCAGCAGTACCTTTTGGCGGAAGATATCGAATTATTGATTTTACTTTAAGTAATTGTGTAAATTCCGGCATCAAACATGTAGGTGTGGTCACACAATATCAGCCGCTTGCATTGAATAATCACATCGGAAATGGCGCTAGCTGGGGCTTGGATGGGATCGATGCTGGTGTAACTATTTTACATCCTTATTCTAGTACGGATGGCGAAAAATGGTTTGAAGGAACTGCCCATGCCATTTATCAAAATATTTCCTATATCGATCAGATGGACCCGCAGTATGTGTTGATTTTATCAGGGGATCATATTTATAAAATGAATTATGAAGCCATGTTGGAGGAACATATCGCAAATGGTGCTTCGTTGACTGTAGGTGTAATTGAAGTACCGTTAAAAGAAGCTTCTCGCTTTGGAATCATGAATACAGATGAACATGACCAAATCATTGAATTTGATGAAAAGCCTGAAGAACCTAAGAGTAATCTGGCCTCAATGGGTATCTATATTTTCAATTGGGACAGCTTGAGAAGTGTTTTAATGGGTAGTTCTTCTGATGAGGATCATTTACTGGATTTTGGTAAACATGTGATTCCTTCTTATTTAGAAGCGGGAGAAAAAGTTTATGCTTATCGTTTCAATGGTTACTGGAAAGATGTTGGAACGATCGATTCCTTATGGGAAGCAAGTATGGAATTTATTCAGTTAGATAATGAATTGAGCATGCGAGATAAAAGCTGGCGGATGTTTTCCAAAAATATGATTTCTCCGCCTCATTTTCTAACAGAAACAGCATCTGTCGCTCATTCTTTGATCGTGGATGGATGTTATGTTGCAGGCAATATTGAGAATAGTATTCTGTCGACGAATGTGGAAGTAAAAAGTGGTTCCACAGTAAAAAATAGTGTGATCATGCCTGGGGCTAAAATCGGCAGAAACGTCTGGATCGAAAATGCGATCATTGGGGAAAATGCGATTATCGGAGACGATGCAGTGATCTATAAAGAAAATGAAATCAAAGTGGTTGGCTATTCCGAAGTAATAGGGGGAAAACAAGATGAAAACCAATAG
- the pepT gene encoding peptidase T has translation MYENLLPRFLRYVKTETRSNPKSETTPSTQTQVAFAQTLKKELEELGMSEVTYNETNGFVSASLPSNIEKEVRSIGFIAHMDTADFNAVDVNPQIIENYDGESTIKLDSEGKFTLNTTDFPNLKNYAGQTLITTDGTTLLGADDKSGIAEIMTAMEILIKNPSIKHGTIRVAFGPDEEIGVGADKFDVEQFNVDFAYTMDGGPVGELQYETFNAAQADITIQGKNVHPGTAKNTMINALQLAIDFHNQLPKNEVPEKTDGYEGFFHLADLSGTPEEAKMTYIIRDHDREKFEARKALITKVQEIINQPFDQKRVQINLYDQYYNMGEIIEKDMSIIELAKNAMIELEIDPVIEPVRGGTDGSKISYLGIPTPNIFAGGENMHGRFEFVSLQAMEKATNVIVKIAENNAK, from the coding sequence ATGTATGAAAATCTATTACCGCGCTTTTTGCGCTATGTAAAAACAGAAACACGCTCAAATCCTAAGAGCGAAACAACTCCGTCTACACAGACTCAAGTTGCATTTGCTCAAACACTGAAAAAAGAACTAGAAGAGCTTGGCATGAGTGAGGTCACATACAACGAAACAAACGGTTTTGTGAGTGCCAGTTTACCAAGCAATATCGAAAAAGAAGTTCGTTCGATCGGCTTTATTGCGCACATGGATACGGCAGATTTCAACGCAGTTGATGTGAATCCGCAAATTATTGAAAACTACGACGGAGAATCAACGATAAAATTAGATTCAGAAGGGAAGTTTACACTGAACACAACAGACTTTCCTAATTTAAAAAATTATGCAGGTCAAACGTTGATCACCACAGATGGTACGACATTACTTGGTGCTGATGATAAATCAGGTATTGCAGAAATTATGACGGCTATGGAAATCTTGATCAAGAATCCATCGATCAAGCATGGAACGATTCGTGTTGCTTTTGGTCCAGATGAAGAGATCGGTGTTGGCGCAGATAAATTTGATGTTGAGCAGTTCAATGTTGATTTTGCCTACACGATGGATGGCGGTCCAGTGGGTGAATTACAATATGAAACCTTCAATGCCGCACAAGCAGATATCACGATCCAAGGAAAAAATGTCCATCCGGGTACGGCTAAAAATACAATGATCAATGCGCTGCAGTTAGCGATCGATTTTCATAATCAGCTGCCTAAAAATGAAGTACCGGAAAAAACAGATGGCTATGAAGGCTTTTTCCACTTAGCAGATTTGAGCGGAACGCCTGAAGAAGCTAAAATGACGTATATCATCCGTGACCATGACCGCGAAAAATTTGAAGCGCGCAAAGCCTTGATCACAAAGGTTCAAGAGATCATCAATCAGCCTTTTGATCAAAAACGTGTCCAAATCAACTTATATGATCAATACTACAATATGGGAGAGATCATCGAAAAAGATATGAGCATTATTGAATTAGCTAAAAATGCGATGATCGAGTTAGAAATCGATCCTGTGATCGAACCTGTTCGTGGTGGAACGGACGGATCTAAAATATCTTATTTGGGAATCCCTACACCAAATATATTTGCTGGCGGCGAAAATATGCATGGTCGTTTTGAATTCGTTTCTCTACAGGCGATGGAAAAAGCAACGAATGTGATCGTGAAAATTGCCGAGAATAATGCCAAATAA
- a CDS encoding endonuclease MutS2: MNKETYIKTQFTTIKEKLMTYAISSYGKERIEQLKPSSRIEVVEKRLQETAEAKALLMANLHVPFMGLNNIEHLTKQVEKGFVLEPKELVNYADFIRSSRLIQSFMQKNQFIAPLLAKYSEALHVFPMIEDEIYQVIRNNQVETDASRELRKIRKSLQECEKEIESKLNSFMRNTQNKPKLQEAIVVKKNDRFTVPIKASYKNQIAGTIVEASSKGTTVFIEPVAVAKLNDKLYQLKMEEATEVYQILSTLTGMIAEQMQSIQSNIEIVAQYDMIFAKAKFSREINGIEPKINRDGIIEFVNVKHTLLGETAVPLNLSLGKEYRGLTITGPNAGGKTVVLKTVGLISLQTMIGLQIIADEGTNIALFDQIFVDIGDQQSIENALSTFSGHMHNISEILAKTKKNSLILLDEIGSGTEPNEGAALAIAIMEAFYQKGSLLITTTHYGEIKRFSELHEDFLTAAMAFDSERLTPKYQLILGETGESNAFWIANKMKLDANVVKQAQKYLHDRNYRTEKTLFASKEKKQIETHFPTYEKGDRVFWTEQKKIGLIYEIPEMSDEAVIYVDQQKITVHKRQLKLDRSAKELYPPNYDLDSLFENFQERKKRKDLERGSKKAHKQLRKEMQQRQAKRAAEKKR, from the coding sequence ATGAATAAAGAAACATATATTAAAACACAATTTACGACAATCAAAGAAAAATTGATGACTTATGCGATCAGTTCTTATGGCAAAGAACGAATCGAGCAATTGAAGCCGAGCAGCCGTATTGAGGTCGTTGAAAAACGTCTTCAGGAAACAGCGGAAGCGAAAGCTTTGCTGATGGCGAATCTGCATGTTCCATTTATGGGACTGAACAACATTGAACATCTAACGAAACAAGTAGAAAAAGGTTTTGTTTTAGAGCCTAAAGAATTGGTGAACTACGCGGACTTTATTCGCAGCAGTCGATTGATCCAATCCTTTATGCAAAAAAATCAATTTATTGCACCATTACTTGCGAAATATAGTGAAGCGCTGCATGTTTTTCCGATGATCGAAGATGAAATCTACCAAGTGATCCGTAATAACCAAGTCGAAACAGATGCTAGTCGTGAGCTACGTAAAATCCGTAAGAGCCTGCAGGAATGTGAAAAGGAAATTGAGTCAAAGCTGAATAGTTTTATGCGAAATACACAAAATAAACCAAAACTTCAAGAAGCGATCGTCGTGAAAAAAAATGACCGTTTCACTGTTCCGATCAAAGCCAGCTATAAAAATCAAATTGCTGGAACTATTGTTGAAGCATCGTCCAAAGGCACGACTGTTTTTATCGAACCCGTGGCTGTAGCCAAGCTGAATGATAAATTGTACCAGCTGAAAATGGAAGAAGCGACAGAGGTCTATCAGATCCTTTCAACGTTGACAGGGATGATCGCTGAACAAATGCAGAGCATACAATCAAACATTGAGATAGTCGCACAATATGACATGATTTTTGCTAAAGCTAAATTTAGTCGGGAAATCAATGGGATCGAACCTAAAATCAATAGAGATGGAATCATTGAATTCGTCAATGTAAAACACACTTTATTGGGAGAAACGGCGGTTCCTTTGAATCTGTCACTAGGCAAAGAGTATCGCGGACTAACGATCACCGGACCAAATGCTGGAGGAAAAACAGTGGTTTTAAAAACTGTTGGATTGATCAGCTTACAAACGATGATCGGTCTGCAAATCATTGCGGATGAAGGGACGAACATTGCATTGTTCGATCAAATTTTTGTAGACATCGGTGATCAGCAAAGTATTGAAAATGCTTTGAGTACCTTTTCAGGTCACATGCATAACATCTCTGAGATTCTTGCAAAAACCAAGAAAAATAGTTTGATTCTATTGGATGAAATCGGCAGTGGGACAGAACCTAATGAAGGGGCGGCTTTAGCGATCGCCATTATGGAAGCTTTTTATCAAAAAGGCAGTCTGCTGATCACAACGACCCATTATGGTGAAATCAAACGTTTCTCTGAACTGCACGAAGATTTTTTGACAGCAGCAATGGCTTTCGATTCAGAGCGCTTAACACCAAAATATCAACTGATCCTTGGTGAAACTGGAGAGAGCAATGCTTTTTGGATCGCGAACAAAATGAAGCTGGATGCTAACGTTGTGAAGCAAGCGCAAAAATATTTACATGACCGCAATTATCGAACTGAGAAAACCTTGTTTGCCAGTAAAGAGAAAAAACAAATCGAAACCCATTTTCCTACCTATGAAAAAGGGGATCGAGTATTTTGGACAGAGCAAAAGAAAATTGGGTTGATTTATGAAATACCTGAAATGTCTGATGAAGCAGTTATTTATGTAGATCAACAAAAGATCACTGTGCACAAACGACAGCTGAAGTTAGATAGAAGCGCGAAAGAATTGTATCCGCCAAATTATGATCTGGATTCTCTATTTGAAAACTTCCAAGAACGGAAAAAACGCAAAGACTTAGAACGAGGCTCGAAAAAAGCGCACAAGCAGCTAAGAAAAGAAATGCAGCAAAGACAAGCAAAAAGAGCAGCAGAGAAAAAGCGCTAA
- the glgD gene encoding glucose-1-phosphate adenylyltransferase subunit GlgD, protein MKTNSMCAVLGNISRFEGLWPLTENRPLDTLPFDCKYRLLDFPLSSIANANIHSILMVFNEGETRSVFDHIGGGKEWNLDSVQNSYFVYFYQDFLKQKAQGLPFFASMIEYLQKAESEYTVFLGSNHLCNVDLKKVLKQHLKQNNKMTVVYKKMPKGKVSLDASLIKLNDSAEALSVDRLDEQVHETEFVNLCMDMYIVQTDWLIKQLEAGQKKEDSPSIYTFLQQKIKEETTTAYEYTGYLSDIYNVKSYYQANMDMLDPKNFKDLLYSGQKIYTKLKNEVPTFYSQDSKVKNSQCATGCIIEGEIENCLVSRRAVIRKGTVIKHSIIMANAKIKEDVQIEYAILDKNITIEAGIKIIGTKDQPVIIQKNQVVTADIIGGEMA, encoded by the coding sequence ATGAAAACCAATAGCATGTGCGCTGTTTTAGGAAATATTTCAAGATTTGAAGGGCTTTGGCCCTTGACTGAAAATCGACCGTTGGATACATTACCCTTTGATTGTAAATATCGTTTGCTTGATTTTCCTCTTTCAAGTATAGCCAATGCCAACATTCATTCGATTTTAATGGTGTTCAATGAGGGGGAGACTAGATCGGTATTCGACCATATCGGCGGGGGGAAAGAATGGAACTTAGATTCGGTTCAAAATAGCTATTTCGTGTATTTTTACCAAGACTTTTTAAAGCAAAAAGCACAAGGGCTGCCATTTTTTGCCTCGATGATCGAGTATCTTCAGAAAGCTGAATCTGAGTATACAGTTTTTCTAGGCAGTAATCATTTATGCAATGTCGATCTCAAAAAAGTATTAAAGCAGCATCTAAAACAAAATAATAAGATGACGGTAGTCTATAAAAAAATGCCTAAAGGAAAAGTCTCTTTAGATGCCTCTCTTATAAAATTGAATGATTCGGCGGAAGCATTGAGCGTAGACCGATTAGATGAGCAAGTCCATGAAACAGAGTTCGTAAACCTTTGTATGGATATGTATATCGTTCAAACCGATTGGCTGATCAAGCAATTAGAAGCAGGGCAAAAAAAGGAGGATTCTCCAAGCATCTATACTTTTCTGCAGCAAAAAATCAAAGAAGAAACGACGACTGCTTACGAATATACTGGCTATTTAAGTGACATTTATAACGTGAAATCCTATTATCAAGCGAATATGGATATGCTGGATCCAAAAAATTTCAAGGACTTACTATATTCAGGACAAAAAATTTACACAAAGCTCAAAAATGAAGTGCCAACCTTTTATTCACAGGATTCTAAAGTAAAAAATAGTCAATGTGCCACTGGCTGTATCATTGAAGGAGAGATAGAGAATTGCTTAGTTTCAAGACGTGCTGTGATCAGAAAAGGAACGGTTATCAAGCATTCGATCATCATGGCCAATGCGAAAATCAAGGAAGACGTTCAGATCGAATATGCTATTTTAGATAAAAATATCACGATCGAAGCGGGTATAAAAATTATAGGAACAAAAGATCAGCCAGTGATCATTCAAAAAAATCAAGTTGTGACTGCTGATATTATTGGAGGTGAAATGGCATGA
- a CDS encoding Nif3-like dinuclear metal center hexameric protein, which yields MSLNGKEFIEHFEAYCPQWLAEPGDPVGLHIGTLNKEVNRIMVTLDVRPEVVAEAVEKQVDLIIAKHPPIFRAVKRLDTDDPQTKMYADLLKHDIAVFAAHTNMDIIDNGLNDWFCELLEIENTTYLTKTHTVAYKKLAVFVPVEAAPQMRQALGQAGAGSQGDYQNTSYSLIGTGRFTPLEGAEPTIGRIGQEEAVQEAKIEVIFPETIQADVIEAMLKAHPYEEPAYDVYTIENMTKEFGLGRVGELPKAMIFSEFVEKVKHVFDLEGLRIVCADEEQMIQRVAICGGSGEKFFRDAIKKQADVYITGDVYYHTGHDMLTEELAVIDPGHYIEQLCKPKLVELFNQWKKAYNWDVTFIESQVDTNPFQFR from the coding sequence ATGAGTCTTAATGGAAAAGAATTTATTGAGCATTTTGAAGCCTATTGTCCTCAATGGCTGGCGGAACCGGGAGATCCAGTTGGCTTGCATATCGGTACATTGAATAAAGAAGTCAACCGAATCATGGTAACGTTGGATGTGCGTCCGGAAGTTGTAGCAGAAGCGGTCGAAAAGCAAGTAGATCTGATCATTGCTAAACATCCGCCGATTTTTAGAGCGGTCAAGCGTCTTGACACCGATGATCCGCAGACAAAAATGTATGCTGATCTGCTTAAGCATGACATTGCCGTATTTGCGGCACACACGAATATGGATATTATCGACAACGGGTTGAATGACTGGTTTTGTGAATTGCTGGAAATCGAGAATACAACCTATTTGACAAAAACTCATACGGTAGCCTATAAAAAATTAGCAGTCTTTGTACCAGTTGAGGCTGCACCGCAAATGCGTCAGGCGTTAGGTCAAGCCGGCGCTGGCTCACAAGGTGATTATCAGAATACTAGCTATTCATTGATTGGAACGGGAAGATTTACACCGCTTGAAGGAGCAGAGCCGACAATCGGACGTATCGGTCAGGAAGAAGCGGTTCAAGAGGCAAAAATCGAAGTGATTTTTCCGGAAACGATCCAAGCGGATGTCATTGAAGCAATGCTTAAAGCGCACCCGTATGAAGAACCTGCTTATGACGTATATACGATCGAAAATATGACGAAGGAGTTTGGTCTTGGACGTGTCGGTGAGCTGCCAAAAGCAATGATTTTTAGTGAATTTGTTGAGAAGGTAAAGCATGTTTTTGACTTAGAGGGCTTGAGGATTGTTTGTGCAGATGAGGAACAAATGATTCAGCGTGTTGCGATCTGCGGCGGCAGCGGTGAAAAATTTTTCCGTGATGCGATCAAAAAACAGGCAGATGTCTATATTACGGGGGATGTTTACTACCACACGGGTCATGATATGCTGACAGAAGAGTTGGCTGTCATCGATCCGGGGCACTATATCGAACAATTATGCAAACCAAAATTGGTCGAGCTATTCAATCAATGGAAAAAAGCATATAATTGGGATGTGACCTTTATTGAATCACAGGTGGATACCAACCCATTTCAATTTAGATAA
- a CDS encoding tRNA (adenine(22)-N(1))-methyltransferase encodes MNENQLSKRLERVGELVPEHSRLADIGSDHAYLPVALVLQKKITFAVAGEVVEGPYQAAKKQVRKNGLEEQITVRLADGLAAVETADQISAVTICGMGGALIRDILDAGWKNQRLAGNERLILQPNIGEKTLRDWLTVHGYTILEEDIIEENKKIYEIIVAKRETTRIVYSEKERRFGPILLNKRSEVFQKKWQRELKQRETILAQLEKATGDPQEKIGQLQKEILEIQEVLSNES; translated from the coding sequence ATGAATGAAAATCAATTATCAAAACGTTTGGAGCGTGTAGGTGAATTAGTACCTGAACATAGCCGTCTGGCAGATATCGGTTCAGATCATGCGTATTTACCTGTCGCGTTAGTATTACAAAAAAAAATTACATTTGCAGTTGCCGGTGAAGTAGTAGAAGGACCGTATCAAGCAGCCAAAAAACAAGTACGAAAGAATGGCTTAGAAGAGCAAATCACTGTTCGTTTGGCGGATGGATTAGCTGCTGTAGAAACGGCTGACCAAATTTCAGCTGTGACGATTTGCGGAATGGGCGGTGCTTTGATCCGCGATATTTTAGACGCTGGTTGGAAGAACCAGCGTTTAGCCGGAAATGAGCGTCTGATCCTACAACCTAATATAGGAGAAAAAACGCTTCGTGATTGGTTGACAGTACATGGCTATACTATACTTGAAGAAGATATCATAGAAGAAAATAAAAAAATCTATGAAATCATTGTGGCGAAAAGAGAGACGACTAGAATTGTTTATTCTGAAAAAGAACGACGGTTTGGTCCGATTTTACTAAATAAGCGTTCAGAGGTGTTTCAAAAAAAATGGCAGCGTGAGCTGAAACAAAGAGAAACTATTTTGGCGCAGCTGGAAAAAGCAACTGGAGACCCGCAAGAAAAAATCGGACAACTTCAAAAGGAAATCCTTGAAATTCAGGAGGTATTGTCGAATGAGTCTTAA
- the glgA gene encoding glycogen synthase GlgA → MKVLFASAECAPFFKTGGLGDVAGALPKELVQKGVEISVVLPFFTKMSETYKNQCEELCDFYIEVGWRHQYCGIKRLVLEEITYYFIDNRYYFDRDHLYGYQDDAERFAFYSLAIIEMLPKLEFRPDVIHVNDFHSAMVPFLLKEKYQEIDFYHSVKTMLTIHNIEFQGSYSKELLPDLFNLELEHFYNGSIRLNDGINYLKAGIIYADLVTTVSPSYAKEIQTKAFGFGLDGILRLEKNKLSGVLNGIDTQVYDPKTDEQLAYHFSISDLAGKKQNKQMLQQKMNLPLHPDVPLIGIVSRLTHTKGFHLLLEELARLLEKEVQIVLLGTGDPDIEHSFRSFATQYPHKLSANISFDVSLAQLIYAGADLFMMPSAAEPCGLSQMIAMRYGTLPIVHEVGGLKDTVVSFDPVTNSGTGFSFSTFDADSLLSTTVTALNLYQNDQEVWTKMMKQGMAKDFSWKKSGQNYLELYKQLLDTKEE, encoded by the coding sequence ATGAAGGTTTTGTTTGCCTCTGCAGAATGTGCCCCATTCTTTAAAACTGGCGGATTGGGTGACGTCGCGGGAGCATTACCTAAAGAATTGGTACAAAAAGGAGTGGAGATTTCAGTTGTACTGCCTTTTTTTACAAAGATGTCCGAAACATATAAAAACCAATGTGAGGAGCTTTGCGATTTTTATATAGAAGTAGGCTGGAGACATCAATATTGTGGGATAAAACGTCTGGTATTGGAAGAAATTACGTATTATTTTATCGATAATCGCTATTACTTTGATCGTGATCATCTTTATGGCTATCAGGATGATGCAGAACGTTTTGCTTTTTATTCATTAGCGATCATTGAAATGCTGCCTAAACTAGAGTTTAGACCAGATGTGATCCATGTCAATGACTTTCACAGTGCGATGGTGCCATTTTTACTAAAAGAGAAATATCAAGAGATAGACTTTTACCATTCTGTGAAAACAATGTTGACGATTCATAATATTGAATTTCAAGGTTCGTACAGCAAGGAGTTATTGCCAGACCTATTTAATCTAGAGCTAGAGCATTTTTATAATGGTTCTATTCGTTTAAATGATGGCATCAATTATTTGAAAGCTGGAATCATTTACGCTGATCTTGTGACCACAGTCAGCCCAAGCTATGCGAAAGAAATCCAAACCAAGGCGTTTGGCTTTGGGCTTGATGGTATTTTGCGATTGGAAAAAAATAAATTGAGTGGGGTCTTAAATGGGATCGATACGCAAGTATATGACCCAAAAACAGACGAACAACTCGCCTATCATTTTTCGATTTCTGATTTAGCAGGCAAGAAACAAAATAAACAAATGCTTCAACAAAAAATGAATTTGCCGCTTCACCCAGATGTTCCACTGATCGGGATCGTGAGTCGATTAACTCATACAAAAGGATTTCACTTACTTTTAGAGGAGCTAGCTCGTTTATTAGAAAAGGAGGTTCAAATTGTTTTACTGGGAACAGGAGATCCTGACATCGAACACTCTTTCCGCTCTTTTGCTACGCAATACCCGCATAAGCTGAGTGCAAATATATCGTTTGATGTATCTTTGGCTCAGCTGATTTATGCAGGCGCCGATTTATTCATGATGCCATCAGCTGCGGAGCCTTGCGGCTTATCTCAAATGATCGCGATGCGCTATGGGACATTGCCGATTGTTCATGAGGTTGGTGGATTGAAAGATACAGTCGTTTCGTTTGATCCAGTTACGAATTCCGGGACAGGTTTTAGCTTTTCAACGTTTGATGCTGATTCTTTGTTATCTACTACAGTGACAGCGTTGAACCTCTATCAAAATGACCAAGAAGTCTGGACAAAGATGATGAAGCAGGGAATGGCAAAAGATTTTAGCTGGAAAAAATCAGGACAGAACTATTTAGAGCTGTACAAGCAACTCTTGGATACAAAAGAAGAGTAG
- the glgB gene encoding 1,4-alpha-glucan branching protein GlgB, producing MSFEKHPARSFETGENFASHTYFGCHPKTVDGKQGFVFRVWAPNAQQIWLVGDFNEWDRTIPLIKTEQPAIWEGFSERPQIGDLYKYLVKQNNGREIYKIDPFAIAFEKRPNTAAIVQAADERKWTDHTWRKRQKNLNSSERPLNIYEVHAGSWQAKEEGTPLTFKELKETLIPYVKKLGYSHIEFMPLMEHPLGASWGYQLTGYFALCSNYGTREEFQEFVEACHLNDLGVIIDWVPGHFCINDDGLAYFDGSAQFEYVNELQAKNIRWGALNFDLAKPEIQSFLISSALYWIDTFHIDGIRVDAVSNMLYLDYDEPTGDAISSGDHRNWAGFYFLQKLNAVIKQKHPEIIMIAEESSSEIKITGSISDDALGFDYKWNLGWMNDTLCFYQMDAAFRKYNFQRLTFSLMYMFQEKYILPLSHDEVVHGKRSLMHKMWGDRYKQFAQLRNLYMYQMTFPGKKLLFMGSEWGQFLEWKHDEALEWIDLNDALNQRMQYFTEVLNRLYTEEKALWELEQSEKTIEIIDADNAEATVLSFIRKGKRKKDFLIIALNFSPVEHKEFILGVPFPGTYQEVLNTEMTDFGGTWTRKNQDCQTQKKSFKSFEYQIQTIVPALGGIILKPKEINTRIK from the coding sequence ATGAGTTTTGAAAAACATCCGGCACGATCTTTTGAAACAGGCGAAAATTTCGCCAGCCATACTTATTTTGGTTGTCATCCAAAAACGGTAGATGGCAAACAAGGCTTCGTCTTTAGAGTTTGGGCACCGAATGCGCAGCAAATTTGGCTAGTAGGTGATTTTAATGAGTGGGACCGTACGATACCCTTGATAAAAACGGAGCAGCCGGCGATTTGGGAAGGATTTAGTGAACGGCCGCAAATTGGGGACCTTTATAAATATTTAGTTAAACAGAACAATGGTCGGGAAATTTATAAAATAGATCCATTTGCTATCGCTTTTGAAAAAAGACCGAATACTGCAGCGATCGTTCAAGCTGCAGATGAAAGGAAATGGACTGATCATACTTGGCGGAAAAGGCAGAAAAACCTAAATTCGTCTGAACGACCATTGAATATCTATGAAGTACATGCTGGTTCTTGGCAGGCGAAAGAAGAGGGTACTCCATTGACGTTTAAAGAGCTTAAGGAGACATTGATTCCATATGTGAAAAAGCTGGGGTACTCTCATATAGAATTCATGCCATTGATGGAGCATCCGCTTGGCGCGTCTTGGGGGTATCAGCTAACCGGCTATTTTGCTCTCTGTTCCAATTATGGAACAAGGGAGGAATTCCAAGAGTTTGTGGAAGCTTGCCACTTAAACGATCTTGGCGTCATTATTGATTGGGTGCCGGGACATTTTTGCATCAATGATGATGGTCTGGCTTATTTTGATGGAAGCGCCCAATTTGAATATGTCAACGAGTTGCAAGCTAAAAATATCCGCTGGGGGGCGTTGAATTTTGATTTAGCTAAGCCGGAGATACAAAGCTTCTTGATTTCCAGCGCGCTTTATTGGATCGACACTTTTCATATCGATGGTATTCGGGTAGATGCTGTTTCGAATATGCTTTATCTAGATTATGATGAACCAACTGGGGATGCCATCAGCTCGGGTGATCATCGCAATTGGGCTGGTTTTTATTTTTTGCAGAAGTTGAATGCGGTGATAAAACAGAAGCATCCTGAGATCATCATGATTGCAGAAGAAAGTTCCTCCGAGATAAAAATTACTGGAAGTATCTCAGATGATGCGTTGGGCTTTGATTATAAGTGGAATTTAGGCTGGATGAACGACACGCTTTGTTTTTATCAAATGGATGCAGCTTTTCGGAAGTATAATTTCCAGCGATTGACCTTCTCACTGATGTATATGTTCCAGGAAAAGTACATTCTTCCACTTTCCCATGATGAAGTCGTTCATGGGAAACGGAGCTTGATGCATAAAATGTGGGGCGATCGTTATAAGCAGTTTGCCCAGCTTAGGAATTTATATATGTATCAAATGACTTTTCCAGGGAAAAAACTTTTATTTATGGGAAGTGAATGGGGACAATTTTTAGAATGGAAACATGATGAAGCGTTGGAATGGATCGATTTGAATGATGCGTTGAATCAGCGCATGCAGTATTTTACAGAAGTGCTCAATCGATTGTATACAGAAGAAAAAGCGTTGTGGGAGCTGGAGCAGTCCGAAAAGACGATCGAAATAATCGATGCAGACAATGCAGAAGCAACGGTTTTGAGCTTTATCCGAAAAGGAAAACGGAAAAAAGATTTTCTGATCATTGCTTTAAATTTTTCTCCAGTCGAGCATAAGGAGTTTATTCTAGGTGTCCCATTTCCGGGAACATATCAAGAAGTGCTCAATACAGAAATGACTGATTTTGGAGGGACATGGACAAGAAAAAATCAAGATTGCCAAACGCAGAAAAAAAGCTTTAAAAGCTTTGAGTATCAAATACAAACGATCGTTCCTGCTTTGGGAGGAATCATCCTAAAACCAAAAGAAATCAATACTCGTATCAAATAA